Proteins found in one Pseudorasbora parva isolate DD20220531a chromosome 11, ASM2467924v1, whole genome shotgun sequence genomic segment:
- the LOC137092837 gene encoding CMRF35-like molecule 6, which translates to MYYTLCTVLHQHDSVITVKPGANVTLQCFFTENYTIYDMFWYKQIKSQRPCAVVMARAVADPIFYKGYTNTRFNISRSKKRFSLSIINVSHWDEGVYYCGVEVFFDIEFGNGVFLTLNESNASSLGTDLDPTRIQDQTWIGVVIFQCNIIGICAVWIVYLCIRIRQEKAPFSSRPHSNHMSIHIENPGAKRNTSSF; encoded by the exons ATGT attacACTCTCTGCACGGTTCTCCATCAGCATGACTCTGTTATCACAGTTAAACCTGGTGCCAATGTGACTCTGCAATGCTTTTTCACAGAAAACTACACTATCTATGACATGTTTTGGTACAAGCAAATCAAGAGCCAACGGCCATGCGCTGTCGTTATGGCGAGAGCAGTCGCTGATCCCATTTTTTATAAAGGGTATACAAACACACGCTTCAATATCAGCAGAtcaaaaaaaagattttctcTTAGTATTATTAACGTTAGTCATTGGGATGAGGGGGTCTATTACTGTGGAGTGGAGGTTTTCTTTGATATTGAGTTTGGAAatggagtatttttgacattaAATGAATCAAATGCATCATCATTAGGAACAG ATTTAGATCCAACTAGGATCCAAGATCAGACTTGGATTGGAGTTGTGATCTTTCAGTGCAATATTATTGGAATATGTGCTGTGTGGATTGTATATCTCTGCATCAGGATTAGACAAGAAAAGG CTCCTTTTTCCAGCCGGCCTCATAGCAACCACATGTCCATCCATATTGAAAATCCTGGTGCAAAG aGAAATACATCCAGTTTTTGA
- the nitr13 gene encoding novel immune-type receptor 13 isoform X1, protein MMIIWISLILLSEMYSTHSEVVSQPDPVMMVSIGDNVTLRCFSLIDHSDPISWYKQTAGRQPQAVAMVQKLAKTHVFNNFESSRFSIEMDSRKCHLTISNVISSDEGMYYCGWRQYETYFAGGTYLALKGSQNHQYKSNVSVLQHPVSEPVQSGDTVTLLCSVLSEYTATDIRMFWFRSESGKSEILYTQNQSKTCETDPAPSCTFTLSKNIVSQMDTGTYYCAVVTCGKIIFGNGTNINIVKPVDPLVMILAVLLGVCVVVITAQAILSHKKDRYYCNKEKGPKDTEKEHPTSQDHDVVELSYAALHFKEKKNRRVRRKEETSQDCVYNQIYIHTDYIVEYRNM, encoded by the exons ATGATGATTATTTGGATTTCTCTCATTCTTCTAAGTGAGATGT ACTCAACACATTCCGAGGTTGTTTCTCAACCGGATCCAGTAATGATGGTCTCTATTGGGGACAATGTTACTCTGCGTTGCTTTTCTCTGATAGATCACAGTGATCCAATTTCTTGGTACAAGCAAACTGCTGGACGCCAACCTCAAGCAGTTGCAATGGTGCAGAAATTAGCTAAAACTCATGTTTTCAACAATTTTGAATCCTCACGTTTTAGCATTGAGATGGACTCAAGAAAATGTCATTTAACGATTTCAAATGTCATTTCATCTGATGAAGGAATGTATTACTGTGGCTGGAGACAGTACGAAACATATTTTGCTGGAGGCACATATTTGGCTTTAAAAG GATCCCAAAACCACCAATATAAATCAAACGTGTCTGTTCTTCAGCATCCCGTATCAGAGCCGGTCCAGTCTGGAGACACCGTGACCCTGCTGTGCTCTGTGCTGTCTGAATACACCGCCACAGATATCAGAATGTTCTGGTTCAGATCTGAATCAGGAAAATCAGAAATCCTCTACACTCAGAATCAGAGTAAGACTTGTGAGACTGACCCTGCACCGAGCTGCACGTTCACTCTGTCCAAGAACATAGTCAGCCAAATGGACACTGGCACTTATTACTGTGCTGTAGTCACTTGTGGAAAAATTATTTTTGGGAATGGGACAAACATTAATATAG TAAAGCCAGTGGATCCTCTGGTGATGATATTGGCTGTGTTACTGGGTGTTTGTGTGGTTGTGATCACTGCACAAGCTATTTTAAGTCATAAAAAGGACAGATATTACTGCAACAAAG AAAAAGGGCCAAAAGACACTGAAAAAGAACACCCAACTAGTCAG GACCATGATGTGGTGGAATTGAGTTATGCTGCATTGCattttaaggaaaaaaaaaacagaagagTTCGGAGGAAAGAGGAAACGTCTCAAGACTGCGTGTACAACCAAATCTATATCCACACTGACTATATAGTTGAGTACAGAAATATGTAG
- the nitr13 gene encoding novel immune-type receptor 13 isoform X2, whose protein sequence is MMVSIGDNVTLRCFSLIDHSDPISWYKQTAGRQPQAVAMVQKLAKTHVFNNFESSRFSIEMDSRKCHLTISNVISSDEGMYYCGWRQYETYFAGGTYLALKGSQNHQYKSNVSVLQHPVSEPVQSGDTVTLLCSVLSEYTATDIRMFWFRSESGKSEILYTQNQSKTCETDPAPSCTFTLSKNIVSQMDTGTYYCAVVTCGKIIFGNGTNINIVKPVDPLVMILAVLLGVCVVVITAQAILSHKKDRYYCNKEKGPKDTEKEHPTSQDHDVVELSYAALHFKEKKNRRVRRKEETSQDCVYNQIYIHTDYIVEYRNM, encoded by the exons ATGATGGTCTCTATTGGGGACAATGTTACTCTGCGTTGCTTTTCTCTGATAGATCACAGTGATCCAATTTCTTGGTACAAGCAAACTGCTGGACGCCAACCTCAAGCAGTTGCAATGGTGCAGAAATTAGCTAAAACTCATGTTTTCAACAATTTTGAATCCTCACGTTTTAGCATTGAGATGGACTCAAGAAAATGTCATTTAACGATTTCAAATGTCATTTCATCTGATGAAGGAATGTATTACTGTGGCTGGAGACAGTACGAAACATATTTTGCTGGAGGCACATATTTGGCTTTAAAAG GATCCCAAAACCACCAATATAAATCAAACGTGTCTGTTCTTCAGCATCCCGTATCAGAGCCGGTCCAGTCTGGAGACACCGTGACCCTGCTGTGCTCTGTGCTGTCTGAATACACCGCCACAGATATCAGAATGTTCTGGTTCAGATCTGAATCAGGAAAATCAGAAATCCTCTACACTCAGAATCAGAGTAAGACTTGTGAGACTGACCCTGCACCGAGCTGCACGTTCACTCTGTCCAAGAACATAGTCAGCCAAATGGACACTGGCACTTATTACTGTGCTGTAGTCACTTGTGGAAAAATTATTTTTGGGAATGGGACAAACATTAATATAG TAAAGCCAGTGGATCCTCTGGTGATGATATTGGCTGTGTTACTGGGTGTTTGTGTGGTTGTGATCACTGCACAAGCTATTTTAAGTCATAAAAAGGACAGATATTACTGCAACAAAG AAAAAGGGCCAAAAGACACTGAAAAAGAACACCCAACTAGTCAG GACCATGATGTGGTGGAATTGAGTTATGCTGCATTGCattttaaggaaaaaaaaaacagaagagTTCGGAGGAAAGAGGAAACGTCTCAAGACTGCGTGTACAACCAAATCTATATCCACACTGACTATATAGTTGAGTACAGAAATATGTAG